A window of the Chelonoidis abingdonii isolate Lonesome George chromosome 19, CheloAbing_2.0, whole genome shotgun sequence genome harbors these coding sequences:
- the SLC7A9 gene encoding B(0,+)-type amino acid transporter 1: protein MGEENMRKRKGETNRERDEQSIQSKESKTMNLQKEVGLISGICIIVGTVIGSGIFISPKSVLANVGAVGPCLVIWAACGVLSTLGALCFAELGTMITKSGGEYPYLMEAFGPIPAYLFSWTSLLVIKPSSFAIICLSFAEYASAPFYPGCDPPVVVIKCLAAAAIVIISTVNSLSVKLGSYVQNFFTAAKMIIVVIIIVSGIVLLAKGKTENFKNSFNDTKISAGSISLAFYNGLWAYDGWNQLNYITEELKNPYRNLPLSIIIGIPLVSVCYVLINISYFTIMTSTELLQSQAVAVTFGDRVLYPASWIVPLFVAFSTIGAANGTCFTAGRLVYVAGREGHMLKVLSYISVKRFTPAPAIIFYGAIAIIYIIPGDINTLINYFSFAVWIFYALTVFALIVMRFTRKELKRPIKIPIVIPVLVTIVSILLVLAPIISEPEWAYLYCILFILGGLIFYVLFIHFKFNWAQKISGPTTMYLQMLLEVVPPEKVSE, encoded by the exons ATGGGTGAAGAAAACATgagaaaaagaaagggagagactAACAGGGAAAGAGATGAACAATCCATCCAAAGTAAAGAGTCCAAAACTATGAATCTACAGAAAGAG GTGGGCCTGATCAGTGGGATCTGCATTATTGTTGGTACAGTTATTGGCTCAGGCATCTTTATTTCTCCAAAGTCGGTACTTGCCAATGTTGGAGCTGTGGGGCCTTGTTTAGTCATCTGGGCAGCCTGCGGAGTTCTTTCTACATTAG GTGCGCTATGTTTTGCTGAGCTAGGCACAATGATCACAAAATCAGGGGGAGAATATCCTTACCTTATGGAAGCATTTGGTCCTATTCCAGCATATTTGTTTTCCTGGACTAGTTTATTGGTCATCAAACCCAGTTCATTTGCTATCATTTGTCTCAGCTTTGCAGAATATGCTTCAGCTCCTTTTTATCCAGGCTGTGATCCACCCGTTGTAGTCATTAAGTGTCTTGCAGCAGCTGCCATTG TGATTATTAGCACAGTGAATTCACTGAGTGTGAAGTTGGGGAGCTATGTTCAGAATTTTTTCACTGCTGCTAAAATGATCATTGTCGTGATCATTATTGTAAGTGGAATTGTTCTCCTTGCAAAAG gaaaaacagaaaattttaaaaactctttcaaTGATACTAAAATTTCTGCTGGTTCTATCAGTTTGGCATTTTATAATGGACTCTGGGCCTATGATGgatg GAATCAACTCAATTACATTACAGAAGAACTTAAAAATCCTTACAG AAATCTACCACTTTCTATAATCATTGgaatcccattggtttcagtttgCTATGTTCTGattaatatttcatatttcacaATAATGACTTCAACAGAACTTCTGCAGTCCCAGGCGGTCGCTGTG ACATTTGGCGATCGGGTCCTCTATCCAGCTTCTTGGATAGTTCCTCTCTTTGTGGCCTTTTCTACAATTGGAGCAGCCAATGGGACCTGTTTTACTGCTGGCAG aCTTGTTTATGTAGCAGGTCGCGAAGGGCACATGCTAAAGGTGCTGTCTTACATTAGTGTTAAACGTTTCACCCCAGCACCTGCTATCATATTTTAT ggtGCCATTGCTATTATTTATATCATCCCTGGAGACATTAATACACTCATAAACTACTTTAGTTTTGCTGTCTGGATATTTTATGCTTTGACTGTATTTGCACTCATAGTTATGAGATTTACAAGAAAAGAGCTCAAAAGACCAATCAAG ATACCTATCGTCATTCCCGTCTTAGTGACAATAGTCTCCATTTTACTAGTTTTAGCTCCAATCATCAGTGAACCTGAATGGGCATAtctctactgtattttatttattcttggAGGACTTATATTTTATgtccttttcattcattttaaattcaACTGGGCTCAAAAAATATCAG GGCCCACCACCATGTACCTTCAGATGCTTCTAGAAGTTGTTCCGCCAGAGAAAGTTTCTGAATAA